The Primulina tabacum isolate GXHZ01 chromosome 7, ASM2559414v2, whole genome shotgun sequence genome includes a window with the following:
- the LOC142551241 gene encoding uncharacterized protein LOC142551241, with product MIRKELSFCIDDKFGGETTHQNEDPFKGKVEKFTVGETVEDDEFSFGSNAMNMIEEDCGENEGAEGGFGPLEYGAVDGWDPSDPLFLRNYARFLESRGEFFKAEEYYDRAIMADPNNGEVLCLFAKLVWELYRDKEQALTYFERAALASPGDSDILGAYASFLWEMDEEEEGHFSDSQVDDQNAVSWNDMNKDFEEQKRPISPPLHFAMGLGLNMPSIIKDADVKTESTETTDVEEYYRRMLEKNSCDALFLKDHTEFLNQSKGELQGAEEYYSRAIREDSSNWPIISQYANLMWQLYQDKVRADTYFNQAIEATPRDSDILASYAKFLWEIEDEEEEDSTKSQGGLEEDEQYYLGAMRENPRNGQIMSEYASLVWRIHGDKNRADTYFKRAIQATPKDSDVLASYAKFLWEIDDDEEEDSAEEV from the exons ATGATACGTAAAGAACTCTCATTTTGCATTGACGATAAGTTTGGCGGAGAGACAACACATCAGAATGAAGACCCATTCAAAGGGAAGGTTGAGAAGTTCACAGTCGGAGAAACTGTGGAAGATGATGAATTTAGTTTTGGGAGTAATGCAATGAACATGATTGAGGAAGACTGTGGTGAAAACGAAGGCGCAGAAGGGGGATTTGGGCCGTTGGAATATGGTGCAGTTGATGGTTGGGATCCTTCCGATCCTCTGTTCTTGAGGAATTATGCTCGGTTTCTTGAG TCCAGAGGAGAGTTTTTTAAAGCTGAGGAATACTATGATCGTGCAATTATGGCAGACCCGAACAATGGTGAAGTACTATGTCTCTTTGCCAAGTTAGTATGGGAGCTCTATCGTGACAAAGAACAAGCCTTGACTTATTTCGAGAGAGCAGCCCTGGCTTCTCCTGGGGATAG TGATATTCTTGGTGCTTATGCGAGTTTCTTGTGGGAAATGGATGAAGAGGAAGAGGGTCATTTTTCAGACAGTCAG GTTGATGATCAAAATGCAGTATCATGGAACGATATGAACAAGGATTTTGAGGAACAGAAAAGACCAATTAGCCCTCCTCTGCATTTTGCCATGGGGCTGGGACTCAACATGCCTAGCATTATTAAAGATGCTGATGTGAAAACTGAATCGACTGAAACTACTGATGTTGAAGAGTATTACAGGAGAATGCTTGAGAAAAATTCTTGTGACGCTTTGTTTTTGAAAGATCATACCGAGTTTCTAAATCAG TCAAAGGGAGAACTTCAAGGTGCCGAAGAATACTACTCACGTGCTATACGGGAGGATTCGAGTAATTGGCCGATAATTTCGCAATATGCCAACTTAATGTGGCAGCTTTATCAGGACAAAGTAAGAGCTGACACATACTTTAATCAGGCAATTGAAGCAACTCCCAGAGATAG CGATATTCTTGCATCTTATGCAAAATTTCTGTGGGAAATCgaggatgaagaagaagaagattcaACTAAG TCTCAAGGAGGTCTAGAAGAAGATGAGCAATATTACTTAGGTGCAATGCGGGAGAATCCAAGGAATGGCCAGATAATGTCTGAATATGCTAGCTTAGTTTGGCGGATCCATGGCGACAAAAATAGAGCTGATACATACTTCAAACGAGCAATTCAAGCGACTCCAAAAGACAG CGACGTGCTTGCTTCATATGCCAAGTTTCTGTGGGAGatagatgatgatgaagaagaagattcCGCGGAGGAAGTTTAA
- the LOC142550854 gene encoding uncharacterized protein LOC142550854 encodes MSDQETILFHEIQQEDTNFEADALNRLHLSTAVHHHHQTTAIPYQTAAEPPESCTTYSNTKKRQFLPPMAFQEPSKRANLHCSCPHAPNAAANNNSSTNPFLGFTALALPLPFPSSPSLPLRRTISEPTHFSGHILTPPLQEGPVINKKEAESSTILRTISDPTPAANLKASNAITPPRPPPSRKVMESLSLGESPDTMRLKRIKERLSEMNQWWNHVMSEEEEDQEDECKNIPKAEPETETDKPQEEAVWVEQNGNCLVLHFKCPCGNGYQVLLNGNNCYYKLTSF; translated from the exons ATGAGTGATCAAGAAACGATCCTCTTCCATGAAATCCAACAGGAAGACACCAACTTTGAAGCCGATGCTTTGAACCGCCTGCACCTCTCAACCGCCGTCCATCACCACCACCAAACAACCGCCATACCCTACCAAACCGCCGCGGAGCCACCTGAAAGCTGCACTACATACAGTAACACGAAGAAAAGACAGTTCCTCCCTCCAATGGCGTTTCAAGAACCATCTAAGAGGGCCAACCTCCACTGCTCTTGTCCCCATGCCCCCAACGCCGCCGCTAACAACAACAGCAGCACGAACCCTTTTCTTGGTTTCACCGCTCTTGCGCTTCCACTCCCATTTCCGAGTTCTCCTTCACTTCCTCTTCGCCGCACTATCTCCGAGCCAACTCATTTTTCTGGCCATATACTGACCCCGCCATTGCAGGAGGGCCCCGTGATCAATAAAAAGGAAGCGGAGTCGTCAACAATTCTCCGAACAATATCGGATCCCACCCCTGCTGCCAATCTCAAGGCGTCGAACGCCATCACGCCGCCACGCCCGCCACCGTCAAGGAAGGTTATGGAGTCTCTGAGCCTCGGGGAGAGCCCTGATACCATG AGATTGAAGAGAATTAAAGAGAGGTTAAGTGAGATGAATCAATGGTGGAATCACGTCATGTCTGAAGAGGAAGAGGATCAAGAAGATGAATGTAAAAACATACCGAAG GCCGAACCCGAGACCGAAACGGACAAACCTCAGGAGGAAGCTGTGTGGGTGGAGCAGAATGGGAACTGCTTGGTTCTCCATTTCAAGTGCCCCTGTGGAAATGGCTATCAGGTTCTGCTTAATGGAAACAACTGCTACTACAAATTGACAAGTTTCTGA
- the LOC142551242 gene encoding uncharacterized protein LOC142551242, with product MYPKVKVKEQIEEAGQYAYERSSLLSLKAFEWLSAHHFSPSDESPHLVVRIPGSFVPKSPPPTFHTPKEETSKNDNMGVEENRKNARANSAPRPRAVLSSPDNDGIFGGKRQTRKELFSGLKNNTSGQNKQPQSKVFPKSAVSVSLSPAQSNKKEVTENLNNVRAKARTAIADSSVRTRHSKRVAPAPFQS from the exons A TGTATCCAAAGGTGAAGGTGAAGGAACAGATTGAAGAAGCTGGCCAATATGCTTATGAGAGAAGCTCTTTGCTTTCTTTGAAAGCTTTTGAATGGCTTTCTGCCCACCATTTCTCTCCTTCAG ACGAGTCTCCACATTTAGTTGTAAGAATTCCCGGATCGTTTGTCCCAAAATCTCCTCCACCTACCTTTCATACGCCCAAAG AAGAAACAAGTAAAAACGATAATATGGGTGTGGAAGAGAACCGGAAAAATGCAAGAGCAAATTCAGCTCCACGTCCACGCGCTGTCTTGTCTAGTCCAG ATAATGATGGGATCTTTGGGGGCAAAAGACAAACAAGAAAAGAACTATTTTCTGGCCTGAAAAATAACACTTCAGGTCAAAACAAACAGCCACAGTCCAAGGTCTTTCCAAAATCTGCAGTTTCTGTTAGTCTTTCTCCCGCACAAAGTAATAAGAAAGAAGTAACAGAGAACCTAAACAATGTTCGAGCAAAAGCGAGAACAGCCATAGCTGATTCAAGTGTGAGAACAAGACATTCAAAAAGGGTTGCACCTGCACCGTTCCAGAGTTGA